In the Sphingobacterium sp. PCS056 genome, TGTAACCACCCAAATGGTTTTTAGTATATGCTCGAATTGGGCGATATTTCGCATCGTATAGCGTATAACTTTGTTCGTTTAACGTTTCCGATGCGATGGTCAGTACACGCACCCAACCTCCCGTTTCTTGACCGGTTACCGAAGTAGCTACCGTTTGCCCTTCGACAAGCGATGGCGGTGTAACACCATTTACATACTTATAATCATCATAATAACTTACTGTAAGTAGTTTCATCCCACTGGTTGGTATAACCCGATTGGTATAACTGATCGCGATGTTATCCACGTTTTCCGTAACACCAACTTTTAGTCGTTCTTCCGATAAATTAAATGTAGTATTGTATTGCCCTTGTAGAGTTGTCCGAGTAGAGGAAGTCTGCATCCATCCAGTGTAAACGGCTCTGTTCAAGGCATCATATTTGGTGATCAAATAACCAGTTTGTGTACCACCAAAAGGTGATAAAGTCGGCCCGGTGGCCACTACACGGTCGATTTTATCATACACGATAAACTCCCATTGTTTGCCCGGTAGCTTTTTTCAACCATACGGTTACGGGAATCGTATTTATACTGGTAACACAAATCGTCTAACTGTGAAGCCGGATTGGTTACCAGTGGCGGAATTACGTAGGTCAGATTCCCATACAGGTCGTAAACATAATAGGTATCGTGTGCGCCTTCGTTGTAGGTACGCTTTAAAATCAAACGGCCATTTTTATCGGTAAATTCTTCCGTCGTATTATTGCTTCCCGACTTCCAGTTTTCGTCTTTGGTTACTGTTTTATACAAACGGTTTGCGGCATAATAGCCCTTATCCTGTAACTGTATCGTGTAAACACCATTGGCATTATCCCAGGTAGTTGCGGCAAAATAGTTTTTGACTTCATTGGCACTATTGGTCTGATAGTCCATTTTTATGGTATGGTCGGTATCCGCATTCGGATTGACCTGCCAATCCGTCCCGGGCGCACCTTGTTTTAAGGTACGCGCCAGTGGGGATGCTTCTACAATCTTTTCGCTAAAGGGATATTGTCCGCTATATTGGGAATAGCTTAAAGTGGCCGACTGCGCTCCGGTCTGATAACTCATATCGTTGGTTGAAGCCGGATACGGCAGGTATTCTTTTAACTGGCGCCCTAAATCGTATTCGATATGGGTGATCAAATCTTTTCCGTTTCCGGATTGTTTGTTTATATTTTGCTGTACTGGTCGACCTAAACCATCGTAGTAGGTCACCGTCGAAGCCGGTCGGCCGCTATTGGCTTCCCGATAGGTCGTTTTCTTGGTCCAGTTTTGCGTATTGGTTTGTGCCACCATTAAAACCGGCGCACACATCAAGGCTATAAGTAATTTTTTCATACGACTGGTTTTAGTTGGTTCGGTAATTATTATCATACTCTTCGATAATATTGCCATCATGATCTTTAATACGCTTTAAACGCATCAGACTATCATACTCATAGTAGGTATTTCTACAGTTAGTATCCAGTATTCGGCTTAACAAATACGTCGTGGAATCATAGTAATAAAAGGTTACGATACATCCGGGAAAACTTTGACTTATCGTACAAGGACCTCCCGGTGTTGGTTCCGGTATAAACACTCCCTCATTTCCGTCAACGGGATCAGCCGGGGCGTAGTTTTCAATTTTAAGCGTTACCTGATTACGATTGTTGTATTGGTAATAGGTAGGGGCACCATCTTTAAGCCGGACTTGTGTCATGTTTCCAAAGGCATCATATTTTTCAATCAGCACCCGATCTTCCAAAGCGCCGCTTCCTTTCGAAAAACGCACTAGCTCCGGTAGGATTCGGTTCGGGTTATCGTTCCAGCTTTTATAATACGTGACTTTGGTTCCGGTCAAAGGTGGAATGCCATTAGCAAGTCCGTAGAAAGTTCGAACCGTAATCGGCTCCGATACTTTATTTAATTCGACAAGCTTATTAAGAGCCGTGATCTGTGCAGGTGTCGCATCCGGCACCAGATGCACCTGATCCGCATACGTGTAATGTACACGACTTACCATCCCATCTTCGCTTGTGGTGGTTACAATCATGGTCGGTAAACCGATTAGCCCATCATACCAATAGTCAGTTGTAGTGGACAAATAAGCATCCGGAGTATTGTCAGGATTCACCGTATAGAGTACCGGTGTTGTAAAATCATATGTTTTCTCTTTGACTAACTGTACTTTTCGAGATAACAATTGATATTTACGAAGGTCAAAGTTGGTAATTCCACTTTGTTTGAACAAACAGTTAAAGTAGGCATATCCTCCGATAACACCAGTGATGCTCGCCTGATCTTCATAACGGTATTGCCAGTTTTTTTGGCGAACCTTATACAAGGTGCTGCCGCGTTTTGTCAGATCAATCTCTTCCAGTAAGGTGCCCTGGTAAATATCCCCGGCATTTCCTTTATAGCTGGCGCGTTCCTGCTGGAATACCGTTTGATGTATCGGGTATATATCCATATTTACTCCCAAAACGGAGTTATTAAAGCGTTTGTATTTTCCACCCAGTTCAAAGTTATCGCCACCATAGCTGATCAGTACGTGCTCGTAGTTACGCTCCAGTTCGCTAATTGGGGTAAGCGGATTGGACGAAAACGTTCTAAAGTTGATCTCAAACTGTTGCTTTTGTTCCAGTGGCGCTTCGCCACCTCCATTACAACATTTGGTCAATTGCCAATCGGTAATATACTCGTGGTTCTTTTTAAAGGTTACCAGATCCAGTGGATTTTTAAAATAATCTTCCATGGAAGTATAGTAGTACCGTTTTACAAAAGCCTGCTCACTTGCGGTCGTATAATCCGTTGTACGCTTTACCCGCAGTTTTCCGTCGTCTATTAACTTGGTTCCTTTGCGATAGGTAAAATAAAGTTGCGCATCAAACTGCGTGGTCGAAAACTGGTAGTTGTTATAGAGTTGGAAAGCATATTGGTGGTCTTTTATAATATCAAAAGTAAACTCCCTTGAAAAATCATACCTACCGGTTCCTATCTCCTGGTTGCCATCCGGCATGCGGAAGGTAATCTCCTGTATGGTATTCGCTGATAAATCCGAAATTTTCAACACAATAACATCGGTATGTCCCATCTGACTATTCGAAAGTACATTGATAATCCCTTTGATGGTCTGGTTTTCAAAAGCACCTGTGAAGCCAAAGGTTCCATCCGGATTTTGGTATAAATCCCCTGTAATCGTACTGTTTACCGATGTTTTGTTCACCGGATTTCTCCCCGGATTGTTACGCCAGATATCCATTGTGATTCCTCCATCAACATAATCTTTGGATTTTTCCATTTCGTATTCAAATTCCGAATATCCTCCGGTCGGATAAATAATTTTCTTTAACGATCCTTTTACCGCACTGGCAAAATCGGAGCTTCTGTCGGCAAGATTCGGATAGTAATTATGGAAGTACAAGTCGTTGTTCTGTGGCAGTGCCGTCGAATTAAAGGTTTTACCGTTATAATATCCTAGTGCATCGCGCGCCGAACTCGTCCGGGTTGGTAATGCTAACGGATCATCGTATTCCATAGTATATTGTTCGTATTTACGTCCGTGACCATAGTTGTTATTTTTATTGAACTCGACTTTGGTCAGAAAAAAACGCTCTGAAAAGGTTGGTAAACCTGGGAACAGATAGGTTAAGTTGATCGTATTGACCACCGCTGCTCCCTGTTTAATTTCAATACTGTTTAACACTTTTCGATAATGTAATGAAGAACCATTGGTGCTGTTAAACGTAATTTCGGAGCCAGCTCCTTTTATCTTGGTTAAAGTCTTTCCATTAGCGGTAATCGTATTATTAATTGTGGTGGTATGATCCTGTTCAACCGTTGGCGGACGAACACAATCGCGGTTACTGGTATCAAATTCATACACTTTAATAGTCAGGTTTTCCACCTGATCCATACGGATGGTTTTGTTTACGGAATCCGAGTTGTATTCAAAGTGGATGGTACCACTTTCCGGATGATCAATCCGGGTTAGATAATAAGCCGTTGGTACATATGGGTTATCCATACGCGTCCCGACAAAGGTGGTTTCGGTGGCAGTAGCACCTCCAAAATAATATTTGATTCCTTCCGGGGTGATCAAACGAAATTCCTGCGACTGACGGAAACGAACCTTGTTATCAGAATCACTTCCCATTATTTCAATTTTAAGGTTGCTATCCGCTTTAGTCAGACGTGGGACAAAATCCGCGTCAAAGAAAAAGCTACCGGAATAGCCCGGAAAATTAAAATAAAACTGATCGGGCTTCACATCCCATATCCTGCGTAGCTTTGCAAAAATCCGGTTTAACCAGATAGCATGTGAAGAACCGTTATAAAGACCATTGGGATCGATCATTTCAGCGGTCAGGCGGCCTTCCAGATACTCGGCTTCATCGGGTTTATCATTTACCGTACGGGTGATCACCCCTCCAGCGCTAAGTGTCCAGTTAATTCCCGTCCAGGTGGCCGGTTGGCTTACTTTAACCCCAGCGGCATTATAATTTAGACTTATCGGTAAAGACAGATGTCCGGATTGCAGGGTATACAGCGGAATCGAAGCATTAACCATTCCAGTGTATTCATTAATCGGGATATCCCCGAATTTGGTTAAGGCAAAGGCGTCCACTGAAGGTTTGGTAACATCAGGTACGACCATTGCGGTAGGGCTCGGTGGAGGTGTTTCCTGGGCCATAGTTGTCCCATAAAGCCCTAAAAGCAGTAAGGTGAGTAGTATTTTTTTCATATGATTTCTTATTTAGGTTGGATACCCTTGATCACTTTTACCGAGTTGTGTTGTACGTTGGTACGGATCTCAACGATATAGATGCCTTCCGGGTACTGACTTAAGTCAACCGGTACCGTGCGACTGTCGATCGAAAACTGTTGCAGTTGACGTCCCGATAGGTCGAATACCGAAGCGGTTCCCGTCTGGAAATCGTAACCCACAATGATGTTGGTAAATTGTTGCGCCGGGTTGGGTAAGGCTTCAATAGCCGGTTTGTCCAGCTCTTTTTTATAACGGTCTTTAAGTTTTACGACCCAGAAGTCGCTACCACCATTGCCGCCGTTTTTATCGCGCGATGGTTTTCCTTTAGACGTTCCGGCTAATAGGTAGCCGCCATCACGGGTTTCAACTAATCGACTCAAAATGTCCTCACCATCACTCCCTACGGTTTTACTCCATAGTTCTTCGCCTTTGTCATTAATCTTTAGGGCAACATAGTCGTTGATGTCTTTTTTATCTTTTTTCCCGTCTGCTACCTCGGTAGTAGCATAGCCCCCAATTAGTAAAGTTTGATCATCATTTTCTATGATTGAGGTCAGTAGATCGCTATTACCGTTGTTGTAGGTTTCCTGCCAGATGGTTTGGCCGTCAGTGTCCAATCGTACCAACCAAAAGTCGGTACCTTTGCCATTGGCTTTGCTTTTATCATGCGACGGATTCGAATTGGAACTGCCGCCCAAAAGATAACCGCCCGTTTTACATTGGATCAGTGCCGATAAATGATCGTCACCGTCACCGCCAACTGTCCGTTGCCATTCGATAGCACCGCTTTTATCGGTTTTGATAATCCAATAATCTCCTGCACCGATGTTATCGTTAAGCTTATTGCCCGAAGCCGGAGAATTTGAATAGCCTCCTATGATATAGCCACCATCCGGGGTTTGTTCAACTGTTTTAAGCTGATCAAGGTTTTTACCGCCATAGGATTTTTGCCATTCGATTTTTCCATCGGAAGCAAGTTTAATCACCCAGTAGTCCAAATTGCCGAAGTTTTCTTCGGTTTTGTCTTCCGATTTGCCCGATGCCGATGATCCGCCAACAATATAGCCCCCGTCTTTAGTTCTGCGTATGGTGGCTACCTGTTCCTGACCACTGCCACCGATGGTGCGCTGCCATTGTTCACCTCCTTTTGCATCGAGCTTAATAATCCAAAAATCGTCTTGACCACGAGATTTCTCTTTTTTACCAGCTCCCTCTGTTGATTGGGAGATTCCAGCCAAAATAAAGCCGCCATCGGCTGTTAATAGTACACTTTGTAGAAAATCCATACCGGATCCGCCATAGCTTTTTTGCCATTCGGCGGAACCGTGTTCGTCCATCTTCCAGAGCCAGTAATCGAAATTACCGCTCGAAGCCATTTCCTTGTTACCGTTTTTCTCGGATAAGGAACTTCCCGCTAAAAGAAACCCATAGTCGGGGGTGGGCAGTACATCTGCTAAAAATTCGGCGTGCTTTCCGCCGTACGACTTTTCCCAAAGTATATCCTGGGAAAATCCTAAAAATGGACATGCCAATAGCAGGAGCAGGAATTGAAACCTGCACTTAAATGAGTAAGACATGGTGAATGTTTTATGTGAGTTTATGAACGCCAAACATAGAGCAATTTTACCATACGAAGCAAGTCAAAATATAAAAATGGGGCTTTTTCCCCTTTTGAAAATCAAGTCGTTACGTATAATTACGTAATGATTAGTCAAAATTACGCATTGCTTTTTGCCCAATTGGAACACACAGGAATACAAGCATATTCTTTTGACATCTAATCATCTTCATAGCAGCCATTTTAAGCATCGCTAAACTGTAGTAAAACTTGAAAGAAGTTTCTTCAAATGACATTTATTCAATGCGAAACGGACTAAAAAGCCAAGCTAAGTTAGCGGCTTTCGTTACGTTGGGCGCATAATGGCATTGCTCACAATGCCACCCTTCTGGACTTATAGCCCACCGTCAACGAACCTAGCCGCTGTCCACTTGCTTTCTTTTTTTTCCGTTTTTTTCTTTTGAATAAAAGCTTTTTTGGAAAAAAAAACATGGAAAAGGGAGAGAAGAAAAAGTAGTAATAAACTAAAATCTCTTATCATGGAAATCACAGGCAGATTAACAGCGGACGTAATGGTACAAACCACCTCCGCAAACAAACAGGTAGCAAACTTCAGTATCGCAGAGAACAATCGCTACAAAGCTAAAGGCAGTACAGAACCTGTCGAAATTACCAACTATTTCTCGTGTTCGTATTGGATCAATCCCAACAGGGCAAAGAAATTACAGAAAGGTACTTTGATGCAACTAACCGGACGTGTAGGGATTAATACCTACTTGTCAAATAACGGTGAAGCAAAAGGAACATTGACCTTTCATGTAACGGACTTCAAAGTTTTGGCTTTCCCTAAAAAGTCACAGAACGAAACCCCTTCCGCTCAACCGAACCTACCACAGGAAGAAATCGACAGTAATGACGGTTTACCATTTTAACCCTCAATGTAAAAGTATTTAACAATTAAATTTTAGAAATCATGGCACACAATATTAATTACAACGAGACAACAGGACAGCATAGTTTTTTCAGTGTGAAACAAAAAGCATGGCACAATCTAGGGCAGATCGTATCGGAATACCCGACAAGCGCAGATGCAATGCGGTTCGCAGGGTTGGATTTTGATGTGATCAAAACTCCAATGTACACACAAGGTTCTATAATATCAATAGGTGATTCGGGAATGGAAACAGAACCGATCGAATTGAATGTACCTAACTACTACTCAACAGTACGTACCGACAACAATACCGTGTTAGGTGTAGTAGGCAAAGACTACCATATCGTACAGAATCGGGACGCGTTTTCGTTTTTCGATTCCATTGTCGGCGGTGGTGACGGTATTATGTACGAAACGGCGGGCGCTTTGGGTAATGGTGAAAAAATATTTATTACGGCTAAACTTCCAAATTATATCCGTGTGGGTAAAGAGGATTTAATCGAAAAGTATTTATTTCTCACCACCTCGCATGATGGTTCGGGAAGCATTACCGCGGCATTTACCCCCATCCGCATAGTGTGTATGAACACCTTAAACGCAGCCATGCGTAATATGACCAATGCGGTACGCATACGACACACGGCAAACGCAAAAAGCCGTTTAGAGCAAGCACACAAATTAATGGGCATTACGGACAATCTTTCTACTCAGATACAGGACATTTTCAACCATTGGACAACCGTACGTATATCGGATGATCAAGTGAAAAGACTGATTGAAATTGCACTTGCGCCAAGTAAAGATGTACTTAAAAATGTATTGGAAGGTAATGAGGAAGAACTTTCAACCCAGTACATCAATATGGTAGATGCTGCTTTTGAATACGCTATGGGCAACCCTACTCAACAACTGGAAACAACCAAAGGAACCGTTTTCGGGGCGTACAATAGCATCACTGGTTATTTCCAAAACGTCAGAAAATATACGGATGATGAAGCAAAGGTAAAATCAATCCTGTTGGGCGGAACAGCACAATTACGCGCACAGACAGCATTTAATCTGTGTAATGATTTTACCCGAATCGGTGAAAATGCGCTGATGATGAATTAGTAACCCTTTGGCGACCGCCTTTCGAGGTGGTCGCTCTTAAAACTTGTATGTGATGAAAAAAATTAAGCATAAGAAACTCTTAAAAATGGCTCGCTTGGAAGCGGACAAAGCTATTAATAGCGCTTTTGATGAAGTACACCGAATTGCCGAAACAAAAACAGGCGATATAACACCGTTTCAGGTTTTAAAAATGGAGGAATTAAC is a window encoding:
- a CDS encoding DUF6443 domain-containing protein, translating into MCAPVLMVAQTNTQNWTKKTTYREANSGRPASTVTYYDGLGRPVQQNINKQSGNGKDLITHIEYDLGRQLKEYLPYPASTNDMSYQTGAQSATLSYSQYSGQYPFSEKIVEASPLARTLKQGAPGTDWQVNPNADTDHTIKMDYQTNSANEVKNYFAATTWDNANGVYTIQLQDKGYYAANRLYKTVTKDENWKSGSNNTTEEFTDKNGRLILKRTYNEGAHDTYYVYDLYGNLTYVIPPLVTNPASQLDDLCYQYKYDSRNRMVEKSYRANNGSLSCMIKSTV
- a CDS encoding T9SS type A sorting domain-containing protein, which codes for MSYSFKCRFQFLLLLLACPFLGFSQDILWEKSYGGKHAEFLADVLPTPDYGFLLAGSSLSEKNGNKEMASSGNFDYWLWKMDEHGSAEWQKSYGGSGMDFLQSVLLTADGGFILAGISQSTEGAGKKEKSRGQDDFWIIKLDAKGGEQWQRTIGGSGQEQVATIRRTKDGGYIVGGSSASGKSEDKTEENFGNLDYWVIKLASDGKIEWQKSYGGKNLDQLKTVEQTPDGGYIIGGYSNSPASGNKLNDNIGAGDYWIIKTDKSGAIEWQRTVGGDGDDHLSALIQCKTGGYLLGGSSNSNPSHDKSKANGKGTDFWLVRLDTDGQTIWQETYNNGNSDLLTSIIENDDQTLLIGGYATTEVADGKKDKKDINDYVALKINDKGEELWSKTVGSDGEDILSRLVETRDGGYLLAGTSKGKPSRDKNGGNGGSDFWVVKLKDRYKKELDKPAIEALPNPAQQFTNIIVGYDFQTGTASVFDLSGRQLQQFSIDSRTVPVDLSQYPEGIYIVEIRTNVQHNSVKVIKGIQPK
- a CDS encoding single-stranded DNA-binding protein, translating into MEITGRLTADVMVQTTSANKQVANFSIAENNRYKAKGSTEPVEITNYFSCSYWINPNRAKKLQKGTLMQLTGRVGINTYLSNNGEAKGTLTFHVTDFKVLAFPKKSQNETPSAQPNLPQEEIDSNDGLPF
- a CDS encoding DUF932 domain-containing protein, yielding MAHNINYNETTGQHSFFSVKQKAWHNLGQIVSEYPTSADAMRFAGLDFDVIKTPMYTQGSIISIGDSGMETEPIELNVPNYYSTVRTDNNTVLGVVGKDYHIVQNRDAFSFFDSIVGGGDGIMYETAGALGNGEKIFITAKLPNYIRVGKEDLIEKYLFLTTSHDGSGSITAAFTPIRIVCMNTLNAAMRNMTNAVRIRHTANAKSRLEQAHKLMGITDNLSTQIQDIFNHWTTVRISDDQVKRLIEIALAPSKDVLKNVLEGNEEELSTQYINMVDAAFEYAMGNPTQQLETTKGTVFGAYNSITGYFQNVRKYTDDEAKVKSILLGGTAQLRAQTAFNLCNDFTRIGENALMMN